ATCGAGTAATCTGTTTAATCTGTTTATTTGATAATGTCCCTTGAGGGATGAATACGGAATTCTGTTGTTGGTTTGAAAACAGGTAAAGCATTTCCAAAGGATGGCTTATAATATGACAGCACTTCTTCTTTAGGCTATCTCCTTTGGCTTGGAAAAGCCCTAGTATCTCTTTTTCAGATTGAAATGAAGGATTGTCTGAAAGTATTTTAAAACCCTCTTGACTATCCATATTGTTTAAGTTTATACTACAAAAACCAGAGACCCTTCCTGCAATAGAGTGAATTGGAAATATCAATTCATTACGAAAAAAATCATCCATTTCATTTTCTCCTTCAGATACCAAAGAGGTTGAGACAATAATCTCCTTCTTAAATCCTTTTGAGGTAAGTGTTTTATAAAGATTGTCTCCTTTAGAAATAGATAGTCCGATGTGATAATTCTCGATCATATCTTCTGTGATATTCCATTTTTGTAGAAAAGGGATAAATCCTGGATGGTTGTTCGAGGTTTTCAGATTTTTCAAAAGAGAGTTGTAATACCCTTGTGTCCAAGTTAAGATAACCTGTCTAGCTTCTCTCTCCTTTCTTCTTAATGCTGCTTCTGGAGACTCCTCTTCTTCTTCGTATTCGATGTGATATCTTTTTGCTAATACCCTGATCGCATCAAAGAAATTAATTCTTTGAAACTTCATTACAAAGCCTATAGAATCTCCTGCTTCACCACAACCAAAACACTTAAATATTCCTTTGGCAGGAGATACTGTAAAAGAGGGCGTTTTTTCATTATGAAAAGGACAAAGTCCTAAAAGGTTGACTCCTCTTTTTCGGAGATCTACCTCTTCACCTACTACCTCTTCTATTTTGGCAGTATCGATAACCTTGTCTATTGTCGATTGATCTATCATTGCAAGAAGTGTTAACTTTAATACAAAATAACAAAAGATATTGTCAACAAAAAACTTAGCTGTTGTATCTTTTGGTGTGAAGCGTATACAGTCGTGAAAAAATCGTACTTTTGGATTAATAAATAGTAATTTAAAGCATAGCTTATGTTTTCAGGTATTGTAGAGGGGATGGGAACGGTTGTTTCTATCGAACAAGAAAAAGAAAATTATCACTTCACTCTGGCGTGTAACTTTGTTGATGAGTTGAAGATTGATCAAAGTATTGCCCACAATGGTGTATGTATGACAGTTGTTTCTCTTACAGATACCACTTATACTGTAACGGCAATTAAGGAGACATTAGAGAAGACAAATCTTCGTACATGGGAAGTTGGTTCGAAAGTGAATCTAGAAAGAAGCATGCCAATGAATGGCCGATTAGATGGACATATTGTTCAGGGCCACGTAGATCAAACTGCTACCTGTATGAAGATTGAAGAGGTAGATGGTAGCTGGTACTTTACTTTCCATTATGCGTTTGATAAGGAGATGGCACAAAAAGGGTATATGACAGTCGAAAAAGGTTCTGTTACAGTAAACGGAACTAGCCTAACGGTCGTAAATTCGAAGGATGATTCATTCCAAGTAGCAATTATCCCTTATACCCACGAACATACAAACTTTCATACCTTCAAGGAAGGGTCTGTGATTAATATTGAATTTGATATTATAGGTAAGTATCTAAGTAAGATGATGACCTATCAATCATAAATAAAAAGAGAGTGAATCACTTCACTCTCTTTTTATTTTATTTCTTTTTTTCTGTGTTGGGTTCTCCTCTATAATCTTCAGGTGTTATATCTTTCACATCACAATAGTCTAGATATGATTTCCATCCAATTCCAATTACAGAGTTGTCTTCCAATACCACAGGGGTCAACTCATTCATATTGATCTTTCCATCTGCAGATATTTTATCTGTGTAAAACCATAGGGTGGTAACTACACTTCCATTCTTAAGTGTGTTAATTGTTTTGTAATAAGGGTTATTATATAACTGACCAAACTCTGTTGTGGTCTTTGTTATTCCTTTTGTCAAAGCCAATACTTCATCTTGGCTCATGCCAGCTTCCACTTTGATTAGATTCATCTTATTTTTAGTGCGCAGTTTTCCTGTTGTTGAACAAGAAGAAGCTATTATTAGAATAATAAAAGATGTTAGTAAATGGATATTTCTCATTTTCTGTCGTTTTGTGACCTATATCATTTTCGATAGTGGTCTTTTTTGTACTCTACAGTTTCTCTCTATGTTGTATTAGTCACTGTATAATATCTCGTAATGCAAAGATATACAACTCTATATAAATAAAACGTATTGCAAACTAAAATGTTTTTTATGAAAATAAAAAATCGTTTTATTATAGCATATATAAGTCCTAGAGTCAAATACTATGTTAAATAATATTTATAAAAAAAACTCTCAGATCCAATTACTGAGAGCTTCATGATACGTTATTATTTTATTTCTAGATTCGTTTCTCCAATATTATTGCCATCTGTAAAGATATGTACAATATACTTACCTTTCGAAAGAGGTGGCTTGTTTGTATTATCCCAATAGATAGAAACAGGAAGAGCTTCTCCTTCATAATTGATGGTTCTTACTGCACTATATTGGATATTTGAATCTTCAAATTTAAAAGTGTTGTCTTCGTTCTCCAATAGAAGATTTTCAAAAGGATCCATGATACGAATATAGATCTGTTTCTCACCTCTTTTAGCTGCCACATTCTTAGAAAGAGTAAAAGTCACTTTTAACTTTTCGATCTTACGTGCTTTATGATTTTCTTTTCCTTTTTTGTTGATACCAACAGCTTGGATGTTTAGAGCTTCTAAAGCAGCTGCGATTGAAATTTTTTCTTTTAACTCTTCGTTTGTTTTAGAGAGTTTTTGATTCTTCTGACTGACAGAAGCAATCTTCTTTTTTACTTGATTATTCTCAGCAAGAAGTGCAGCGTTCTTTTTATTTAAAGAATCAATTTGAACAATGTAGTTACGCATTATCTTCCGAAGAGTTGTAACCTCTTTACGATATCTTGATATTTGTTTGTAGCTTGTTTTCTTAACCTGCTCTACTTCAGTTAATAATTGCCTTACTTGTTCTGAAGCCATTTCTAGGTTATGAGTCAAGGTATCATTTTCTACAGTTAAAGAGTCATATCCTAAAGCCATTTGCTGGAGTTCTATTGTAATAGAGTCTTTCTCTTGCCCCATCTCATTTAAGATCTCATTATGTTGGCTTTTTTCTACGAAAAATAAAACTATCATAATTGCCAATACTATTGAAAGTATAATGACAAGGATATTTTTTTTCTTCTCAGTATTGTTCATATTGTCTTTTAGCATGGTGTTCACTTCTTTGATATGTGATAACGTGTATACAAAAATAGAAAGAAAAACTACCCATGCAAATGCTTCTGACTCATATCTAAAGAGCAATCTGATGATATACTAGATACATTTATTCTCTTTTTTTTGAATATAAATACCATAATTATCCGTAGAATAAGAAAGAGGATGCCTAATTATGGACATCCTCTTTCTACTTATAACTTATTGATTAAATGTTATCTTAGAAATTCAACTGTAATCTCTTCTTGTCCTCTAAGAATTAATGCAATACATCTTTTTTTAGAATCAATTCTATTAAATATTTTTAGTAATTTTTTCGTGTTTGAGACCTTATTTTTATCTATTGCTAGAATTACATCATCTATCTCAAACCCCCATTTTTTTAATTTACTATCCTTTTTAAATTTTTGTATAATAACACCTGAGATCTCTTTTGAACCATATGCAGTTTGTTCTGATGGAGTGCTTAGGTTCTTAAGTTGTGCTCCGTTAAAGCGAAGCGTTTTGTCTGCCTTTCTCACATT
The Prolixibacteraceae bacterium DNA segment above includes these coding regions:
- a CDS encoding riboflavin synthase; protein product: MFSGIVEGMGTVVSIEQEKENYHFTLACNFVDELKIDQSIAHNGVCMTVVSLTDTTYTVTAIKETLEKTNLRTWEVGSKVNLERSMPMNGRLDGHIVQGHVDQTATCMKIEEVDGSWYFTFHYAFDKEMAQKGYMTVEKGSVTVNGTSLTVVNSKDDSFQVAIIPYTHEHTNFHTFKEGSVINIEFDIIGKYLSKMMTYQS
- a CDS encoding DUF3192 domain-containing protein, with product MRNIHLLTSFIILIIASSCSTTGKLRTKNKMNLIKVEAGMSQDEVLALTKGITKTTTEFGQLYNNPYYKTINTLKNGSVVTTLWFYTDKISADGKINMNELTPVVLEDNSVIGIGWKSYLDYCDVKDITPEDYRGEPNTEKKK